In Candidatus Margulisiibacteriota bacterium, a single genomic region encodes these proteins:
- a CDS encoding class I SAM-dependent methyltransferase: MAEEKKYHKYVFDAVARKFVGKFEEMYSNEDKESFDSWSQEDMLHITKVISLAVLGRYNFDLIFDIGCGKGAFTHMLKKANNAVIGADMSKTAIAKAQAKYKDIDFRVMTADQCLDSIDGKAGHVVMMEILSYIEDWKAVIKKAAKRSKYIYISLYIPPDPIGFVKSFDELTDELKKYFRIETELILNKECIYVMGEAL; this comes from the coding sequence TTGGCAGAAGAAAAAAAATATCACAAATATGTCTTTGACGCGGTTGCACGCAAGTTTGTGGGCAAATTTGAAGAGATGTACAGCAATGAGGACAAAGAAAGCTTTGACAGCTGGTCACAGGAAGATATGTTGCATATAACCAAAGTGATCTCACTTGCGGTCCTGGGAAGATATAACTTTGATCTGATCTTTGATATAGGCTGCGGGAAAGGTGCTTTTACCCACATGCTAAAAAAAGCTAACAATGCCGTGATAGGTGCCGATATGTCAAAAACAGCCATAGCCAAGGCACAAGCAAAATATAAGGACATAGACTTCAGGGTAATGACGGCGGACCAGTGCCTGGATTCAATTGACGGGAAAGCAGGCCATGTGGTGATGATGGAAATATTGTCATATATTGAAGACTGGAAGGCGGTAATCAAAAAGGCGGCAAAGAGATCGAAATATATCTACATCTCGCTCTATATCCCTCCTGATCCTATAGGTTTTGTTAAGAGCTTTGATGAACTTACGGATGAATTGAAGAAATATTTCCGCATAGAAACCGAACTGATACTGAACAAAGAATGCATATATGTCATGGGGGAAGCGCTCTAA
- the neuB gene encoding N-acetylneuraminate synthase, with translation MKKGSVFIIAEAGVNHNGSLRLAKKLVDAAKKAGADAVKFQTYRTEDLVTRRAPKAAYQNKTVPGKSQYDMLKSLELSVQEFKALSSYCRKKKILFLSTPFDIRSADLLRSLGMKMFKVSSGDLTNIPMLKHIAKYKRPIILSTGMATINEVKEAVKAVYSAGNRKIVLLHCTSNYPARYEDVNLRAMDTMAKELGLPVGYSDHTQGLEISIAAAARGASVIEKHFTLSRKMKGPDHMSSIEPDELSKLVSAIKKVELSMGDGVKAPRNSEKAALRVGRKSLVASVDIPKGSRLTRQMIAVKRPGTGMSPSNIGKIIGRTAKKDIGKDKLIMEGDIKR, from the coding sequence ATGAAAAAAGGCTCTGTGTTCATCATTGCCGAAGCAGGCGTCAATCATAACGGCAGTCTGCGCCTGGCAAAAAAACTTGTTGATGCGGCCAAAAAGGCCGGTGCGGATGCCGTAAAATTCCAGACCTACCGCACGGAGGATCTTGTGACCAGGCGGGCGCCAAAAGCCGCCTACCAGAATAAGACTGTTCCGGGAAAATCGCAATATGACATGCTTAAGTCTCTTGAACTTTCAGTCCAGGAATTTAAAGCGCTTTCTTCTTACTGCCGGAAAAAGAAGATCTTGTTTCTTTCAACCCCGTTCGATATCAGGAGCGCGGATCTTTTGCGGAGCCTTGGCATGAAGATGTTCAAGGTAAGTTCCGGAGATCTTACCAATATCCCGATGCTTAAGCATATCGCAAAATATAAGCGGCCGATAATCCTTTCTACCGGAATGGCGACCATAAATGAGGTAAAAGAAGCCGTAAAAGCGGTCTATTCCGCGGGCAACCGCAAGATCGTCCTCTTGCACTGTACTTCAAATTACCCGGCAAGATATGAGGATGTAAACCTTAGAGCGATGGATACCATGGCAAAGGAGTTGGGACTTCCGGTAGGTTATTCCGATCATACGCAGGGTCTGGAGATCTCTATCGCGGCGGCGGCAAGAGGGGCAAGCGTGATAGAAAAACATTTCACCCTTTCAAGGAAAATGAAGGGGCCGGACCATATGTCATCCATTGAACCAGATGAACTGTCAAAGCTGGTCAGTGCAATTAAGAAGGTTGAGCTTTCGATGGGGGACGGGGTAAAGGCCCCAAGAAATTCCGAAAAGGCCGCTTTAAGGGTAGGAAGAAAAAGCCTGGTGGCGTCAGTTGACATCCCAAAAGGATCAAGACTAACAAGGCAAATGATAGCCGTAAAAAGGCCGGGGACGGGCATGTCTCCATCCAATATCGGAAAAATTATCGGCAGGACGGCAAAGAAAGATATCGGAAAAGATAAACTGATAATGGAAGGAGACATAAAACGATGA
- a CDS encoding PIG-L deacetylase family protein gives MKVLVIAAHPDDEVIGCGGAIAKHVESGDIVDLLILTQIYSPEWNIGETEGRKNEALASAKVLGINEVYFGGLPTVKINTVPTITLTKTIGDAVKKCGPNVIYVPPKGDVNADHDLIHKASLVACRPFLQTGLRQVLAYEIFYTTYLNHDAQGFRPNVFIDISDTFAKKISAMKCYKLELREYPHPRSQEGIEISSRERGLFIGTKYAEAFSLVFERH, from the coding sequence ATGAAAGTATTGGTCATAGCGGCCCATCCGGACGATGAAGTGATCGGTTGCGGCGGAGCCATCGCAAAGCATGTTGAGTCAGGAGATATTGTGGACCTTTTGATCCTGACGCAAATATATTCCCCTGAATGGAACATCGGGGAAACGGAGGGCAGAAAGAACGAGGCCCTTGCCTCCGCCAAGGTCTTGGGAATAAATGAGGTGTATTTTGGAGGGCTGCCGACCGTAAAGATCAATACAGTCCCTACAATAACTTTGACAAAGACGATAGGAGATGCCGTTAAAAAATGCGGTCCTAATGTGATCTATGTCCCTCCCAAAGGGGATGTGAACGCGGACCACGACCTTATTCACAAGGCAAGCCTTGTGGCGTGCCGGCCTTTCCTGCAGACAGGATTAAGGCAGGTCCTGGCTTATGAGATCTTTTATACTACATACCTGAACCATGATGCGCAGGGGTTCCGTCCCAATGTATTCATTGATATCTCGGACACATTTGCAAAAAAGATATCGGCGATGAAATGCTACAAGCTTGAGCTGAGAGAATATCCGCATCCAAGATCGCAGGAAGGGATCGAGATCTCAAGCAGGGAAAGAGGCCTGTTCATAGGTACAAAGTACGCCGAAGCTTTTTCTCTGGTATTTGAAAGGCATTAA